The following proteins are encoded in a genomic region of Pseudodesulfovibrio mercurii:
- a CDS encoding GGDEF domain-containing response regulator, whose amino-acid sequence MNQTLEESLFQRKQTGFLLSPDKSLAEMLRRLWSPEVLEFRVFNKGARAIELMFTDPPDLLVVDNRLTDIAGREVANLVKSENVYRQLPVVMCVDPIDVEEPWNWNQVEVDDFLVRPFNPSEVRDRINLTLCRAMRALDANPLSKLPGNTSIIQRIQQLIDNGDDFALAYCDLDYFKSYNDKYGFSRGDEVLMMAARVIVNTIRSYQGVSSFVGHVGGDDFVFILPPDKVEDACKRIIKAFDEIVPHFYDPEDRKRGNITSIDREGNTKVFPLMAISLAVVVNTDRRIEHYGEVSSIAMELKKKAKADPKSSYVIDQRKA is encoded by the coding sequence ATGAACCAGACCCTTGAAGAATCGCTGTTCCAGCGCAAGCAGACCGGCTTCCTGCTCTCCCCGGACAAGTCCCTGGCGGAGATGCTGCGCAGGCTGTGGTCCCCGGAAGTCCTGGAGTTCCGGGTCTTCAACAAGGGGGCGCGGGCCATCGAGCTGATGTTCACCGACCCGCCCGACCTGCTGGTGGTGGACAACCGGCTGACCGACATCGCCGGCCGCGAGGTGGCCAACCTGGTCAAGAGCGAGAACGTCTACCGCCAGCTGCCGGTGGTCATGTGCGTGGACCCCATCGACGTGGAGGAGCCCTGGAACTGGAACCAGGTGGAGGTGGACGACTTCCTGGTCCGGCCCTTCAACCCGTCCGAGGTGCGCGACCGCATCAACCTGACCCTGTGCCGGGCCATGCGCGCCCTGGACGCCAACCCCCTGTCCAAGCTGCCGGGCAACACCTCCATCATCCAGCGCATCCAGCAACTCATCGACAACGGCGACGACTTCGCCCTGGCCTACTGCGACCTCGACTACTTCAAGTCCTACAACGACAAGTACGGGTTCTCGCGCGGCGACGAGGTGCTCATGATGGCCGCGCGGGTCATCGTCAACACCATCCGCAGCTACCAGGGGGTGTCGAGCTTTGTGGGCCACGTGGGCGGCGACGACTTCGTCTTCATCCTGCCGCCGGACAAGGTCGAGGACGCCTGCAAGCGGATCATCAAGGCCTTCGACGAGATCGTGCCCCATTTCTACGACCCCGAGGACCGCAAGCGCGGCAACATCACCTCCATCGACCGCGAGGGCAACACCAAGGTCTTCCCGCTCATGGCCATCTCCCTGGCCGTGGTGGTCAACACCGACCGGCGCATCGAGCACTACGGCGAGGTCTCGTCCATCGCCATGGAGCTGAAGAAGAAGGCCAAGGCGGACCCCAAGAGCAGCTATGTCATCGACCAGCGCAAAGCGTGA
- the xerC gene encoding tyrosine recombinase XerC, which translates to MSSTSAKRDGQGEFVRGFLAFLEVEKGYSPATIRSYGTDLEQFEEFLRGRKASLERPARLNRDHVRGFLAELHRRQMTKTSMGRKLSSLRAYFKYLLRHKVITKDPVAGIRNPKQEKHHPQVLNVDQAVSLMEARVEPDPEGLRDVALAEVLYGSGLRISEAIGLDLNDVDSDVIRVTGKGSKERIVPLSDAAVARIRRYLGQRHAFLKGNYAEQALFLSSRAGKRLDRRQANRIVARLGKLAGLPLDVHPHTLRHSFATHMLEAGADLRSVQELLGHENLTTTQRYTHLDMQRIMQVYDHAHPLAHAGDTDTNED; encoded by the coding sequence ATGTCATCGACCAGCGCAAAGCGTGACGGCCAGGGCGAGTTCGTCCGGGGCTTCCTCGCCTTCCTCGAGGTGGAGAAGGGCTATTCCCCGGCCACCATCCGTTCCTACGGCACCGATCTCGAACAGTTCGAGGAATTTCTCCGGGGGCGCAAGGCCAGCCTGGAGCGTCCGGCCCGCCTGAACCGCGACCACGTGCGCGGCTTCCTGGCCGAGCTGCACCGCCGGCAGATGACCAAGACCTCCATGGGCCGCAAGCTGTCCAGCCTGCGCGCCTATTTCAAGTACCTCCTGCGTCACAAGGTCATCACCAAGGACCCGGTCGCGGGCATCCGCAACCCCAAGCAGGAGAAGCACCATCCCCAGGTGCTCAACGTGGACCAGGCCGTGTCCCTCATGGAGGCGCGGGTTGAGCCGGACCCGGAAGGACTGCGCGACGTGGCCCTGGCAGAGGTTCTGTACGGCTCCGGGCTGCGCATCAGCGAGGCCATCGGCCTGGACCTGAACGACGTGGATTCGGACGTCATCCGCGTGACCGGCAAGGGCAGCAAGGAGCGCATCGTGCCCCTGTCCGACGCGGCGGTGGCGCGTATCCGCCGCTACCTGGGCCAGCGCCATGCCTTTCTCAAGGGCAACTACGCCGAGCAGGCGCTGTTCCTCAGCTCCCGGGCGGGCAAGCGGCTGGACCGGCGGCAGGCCAACCGCATCGTGGCCAGGCTGGGCAAGCTCGCCGGGCTGCCCCTGGACGTGCATCCGCACACCCTGCGCCACAGCTTCGCCACCCACATGCTTGAGGCCGGGGCCGACCTGCGTTCCGTACAGGAACTCCTGGGCCACGAGAACCTGACCACGACCCAGCGCTACACGCATCTGGACATGCAGCGCATCATGCAGGTATACGACCACGCGCACCCGCTGGCGCACGCCGGCGATACCGACACCAACGAAGACTGA
- a CDS encoding methyl-accepting chemotaxis protein, producing the protein MLSFVRRRLSLKLLIPLCLVIVAGIGGLVWYVTQSTFGMAYDEAVHSAQEQAVSAARSLGIFVKDQRAMARMLSRNPDMLAAVQGAPEAAQDACATIVGANPTLWGVEVFDAEGQVKAGANSSDVKMVGLFVASRRFAKEVLKGNDTGVMDKTIVSDRKSGAHIFSISYPIRDPEGQVLGGVVLFCSWDAYVEQFVAPVTIGKAGYGFVLDGDGRFIRHPDETQFRKDASGFEFVKRAMDMKQGVVEYDWEGDRKVMAVATEPVTGWLVCMSDSVDDIASVAVRQGEVMKLTGAGLILVVMVLVHLLLTMFVFRPVKKTVAMAEATAHGDLAQTYDKNENGDEIAGMQSALIDIRRTVRAMTQDFAEVAKRIERGHFTARGDADGFEGEFSRLIKGTNYMLDDMVNLLDELPLPLMAISRDHSILFMNKAGTALGGVEREELVGTTCSDYFLTGDCNPDKCACDRAMRGREMVFSNTEAHPGARSLEIDYFGMPLLAEDGEVLGAVKIIMDQTEIRRVQREMYETATQADSVASMLSAASQELAAQVEQTTRGAERQQAMSADVASAMEEMNATVIEIARNAANAARNAEQMRANAVRGGEAVTAVVDSIELLRGRAGLVDQNIRELGSEVQAIGAIMTVISDIADQTNLLALNAAIEAARAGDAGRGFAVVADEVRKLAEKTMNATQEVGGAIKSIQDGTRRNLAAFENATEAIDQSTELASKAGEALEDILKVVKVADDQIRGIATASEEQAAATSEVGRSVEEVNTVSSEIAGAMTESSSAVGDLARLAEELKQITTRVGGEDGV; encoded by the coding sequence ATGCTCTCATTCGTTCGGCGACGGCTTTCCCTCAAGTTGCTCATCCCCCTGTGTCTGGTCATCGTGGCCGGCATCGGCGGCCTGGTCTGGTACGTGACCCAATCGACCTTCGGCATGGCCTATGACGAGGCCGTGCATTCGGCCCAGGAGCAGGCGGTCTCCGCCGCGCGCTCCCTGGGCATCTTCGTCAAGGATCAGCGGGCCATGGCCCGGATGCTCTCGCGCAATCCGGACATGCTCGCCGCGGTGCAGGGCGCGCCCGAGGCGGCCCAGGACGCCTGCGCGACCATCGTCGGGGCCAACCCCACCCTGTGGGGCGTGGAGGTCTTCGACGCCGAGGGCCAGGTCAAGGCCGGGGCCAACTCGAGCGACGTCAAGATGGTCGGCCTGTTCGTCGCCTCCCGGCGGTTCGCCAAGGAGGTCCTCAAGGGCAACGACACCGGGGTCATGGACAAGACCATCGTCTCGGACCGCAAGTCCGGGGCGCACATCTTCAGCATCAGCTATCCCATCCGCGACCCCGAGGGACAGGTGCTGGGCGGGGTGGTCCTGTTCTGCTCCTGGGACGCCTACGTGGAGCAGTTCGTGGCCCCGGTGACCATCGGCAAGGCTGGCTACGGCTTTGTCCTGGACGGGGACGGGCGCTTCATCCGCCATCCGGACGAGACCCAGTTCCGCAAGGACGCCAGCGGGTTCGAATTCGTCAAGCGGGCCATGGACATGAAGCAGGGAGTCGTCGAATACGACTGGGAGGGCGACCGCAAGGTCATGGCCGTGGCCACGGAACCCGTGACCGGCTGGCTCGTGTGCATGAGCGACTCGGTGGACGACATCGCCTCGGTGGCCGTCCGCCAGGGCGAGGTCATGAAACTGACCGGCGCCGGGCTGATCCTGGTGGTCATGGTCCTGGTGCACCTCCTGCTGACCATGTTTGTCTTCCGTCCGGTGAAGAAGACCGTGGCCATGGCCGAGGCCACGGCCCACGGTGACCTCGCCCAGACCTACGACAAGAACGAGAACGGCGACGAGATCGCGGGCATGCAGTCCGCGCTCATCGACATCCGCCGCACCGTGCGGGCCATGACCCAGGACTTCGCCGAGGTGGCCAAGCGCATAGAGCGCGGCCACTTCACGGCGCGGGGCGACGCCGATGGGTTCGAGGGGGAATTTTCCAGGCTCATCAAGGGCACCAACTACATGCTCGACGACATGGTCAACCTGCTCGACGAACTGCCCCTGCCGCTCATGGCCATCTCCAGGGACCACTCCATCCTGTTCATGAACAAGGCGGGCACGGCCCTGGGCGGCGTGGAGCGGGAGGAACTCGTCGGGACCACCTGTTCCGACTACTTCCTGACCGGCGACTGCAACCCGGACAAATGCGCCTGCGACCGGGCCATGCGCGGCCGGGAGATGGTCTTCTCCAACACCGAGGCCCATCCCGGCGCCCGGTCCTTGGAGATCGACTATTTCGGCATGCCGCTGCTGGCCGAGGACGGCGAGGTGCTCGGCGCGGTCAAGATCATCATGGACCAGACCGAGATCCGCCGGGTCCAGCGCGAGATGTACGAGACCGCCACCCAGGCCGATTCCGTGGCCTCCATGCTGTCCGCCGCCTCCCAGGAGCTGGCCGCCCAGGTGGAGCAGACCACCCGTGGCGCGGAGCGGCAGCAGGCCATGTCCGCCGACGTGGCCTCGGCCATGGAGGAGATGAACGCCACGGTGATCGAGATCGCGCGCAACGCCGCCAACGCCGCCCGGAACGCCGAGCAGATGCGGGCCAACGCCGTGCGCGGGGGCGAGGCGGTCACGGCCGTGGTGGATTCCATCGAGCTGCTGCGCGGCCGGGCCGGGCTGGTGGACCAGAACATCCGCGAACTCGGCTCCGAGGTCCAGGCCATCGGCGCGATCATGACCGTCATTTCCGACATCGCGGATCAGACCAACCTGCTGGCCCTTAACGCGGCCATTGAGGCCGCACGGGCCGGGGACGCCGGGCGCGGCTTCGCCGTGGTGGCCGACGAGGTCCGCAAGCTGGCCGAGAAGACCATGAACGCCACCCAGGAGGTGGGCGGGGCCATCAAGTCCATCCAGGACGGTACCCGCCGCAACCTGGCCGCCTTCGAGAACGCCACCGAGGCCATCGACCAGTCCACGGAACTGGCCTCCAAGGCCGGGGAGGCCCTGGAGGACATCCTCAAGGTGGTCAAGGTGGCGGACGACCAGATCCGGGGCATTGCCACCGCCTCCGAAGAGCAGGCCGCGGCCACCTCCGAGGTCGGCCGGAGCGTTGAGGAGGTCAACACGGTCTCCAGCGAGATCGCCGGGGCCATGACCGAGTCCTCCTCCGCCGTGGGCGACCTGGCCCGGCTGGCCGAGGAACTCAAGCAGATCACCACGCGCGTGGGCGGCGAGGACGGAGTCTAG
- the lhgO gene encoding L-2-hydroxyglutarate oxidase, protein MYRAHTVICGAGILGLTIARELLRTGCDDVIIFDKEAAPGKHASGRNSGVLHAGIYYDPGTLKARMCLEGNRRMQAYCEERGLPLFKSGKVIVARTEDELATLDELERRATANGGVVEMIDEKRLAEIEPNARTVDRALYSPLTSVVDPKRILSAMREELETSGKVRFFFDTRFLGTAGPNAVDTTQGRIGYALFINAAGAYSDQVAQAFGIAEDYRLLPFKGIYHVLAKPAADRIRGSIYPVPNIKNPFLGVHFTRSVHGDVYVGPTAIPAFGRENYGLFKGVDGELPAILFRDMRLFLNNPKFRTIALEEPRKYFFKHFFDDAARLVRELNPEDLLPSAKAGIRPQLVNVRTSQLVMDFVIEEARDSIHILNSISPAFTSSMYFAELVVKEHVTAV, encoded by the coding sequence ATGTACCGCGCTCACACCGTCATCTGCGGGGCGGGCATCCTCGGCCTGACCATCGCCCGCGAACTGCTCAGGACCGGGTGCGACGACGTCATCATCTTCGACAAGGAAGCCGCGCCGGGCAAACACGCCTCGGGCCGCAACAGCGGCGTGCTCCACGCGGGCATCTACTATGACCCCGGCACCCTCAAGGCCAGGATGTGCCTGGAGGGCAACCGGCGCATGCAGGCCTACTGCGAGGAGCGCGGCCTGCCCCTGTTCAAGTCGGGCAAGGTCATCGTGGCCCGCACCGAGGACGAGTTGGCCACCCTGGATGAACTCGAGCGCCGGGCCACGGCCAACGGTGGCGTGGTCGAGATGATCGACGAGAAGCGGCTGGCCGAGATCGAACCCAACGCCCGCACCGTGGACCGCGCCCTGTACTCGCCCCTGACCAGCGTGGTCGATCCCAAGCGCATCCTCTCGGCCATGCGCGAAGAGCTGGAGACCAGCGGCAAGGTCCGCTTCTTCTTCGACACCCGGTTCCTCGGCACGGCCGGGCCGAACGCGGTCGACACCACCCAGGGCCGCATCGGGTACGCGCTGTTCATCAACGCGGCCGGGGCCTACAGCGATCAAGTGGCCCAGGCCTTCGGCATCGCGGAGGACTACCGCCTGCTGCCCTTCAAGGGCATCTACCATGTGCTCGCCAAGCCCGCCGCCGACCGCATCCGGGGGTCCATCTACCCGGTGCCGAACATCAAAAATCCGTTCCTCGGAGTGCACTTCACCCGTAGCGTGCACGGCGACGTCTACGTCGGGCCCACGGCCATCCCGGCCTTCGGGCGAGAGAACTACGGCCTCTTCAAGGGCGTGGACGGCGAACTCCCGGCCATCCTCTTCCGCGACATGCGCCTGTTCCTGAACAACCCCAAGTTCCGGACCATCGCCCTGGAGGAGCCGCGCAAATATTTCTTCAAACACTTCTTCGACGACGCGGCCAGGCTGGTCAGGGAGCTCAACCCCGAGGACCTGCTGCCCTCGGCCAAGGCGGGCATCCGGCCCCAGCTCGTGAACGTCAGGACCAGCCAATTGGTCATGGATTTCGTCATCGAAGAGGCACGGGACAGCATCCATATCCTCAATTCCATTTCCCCGGCCTTTACCAGTTCCATGTATTTCGCGGAGTTGGTGGTCAAAGAGCACGTCACGGCCGTGTAA
- a CDS encoding PPC domain-containing DNA-binding protein codes for MQYSQGNVGRVFTLRLENGERLPDCLEQFAREHDIRTALCTLIGGADNGNVVSGPKDGAARVIDPILCPVRGAHEVLGLGTLFPDENGDPVLHMHAALGRAGETLAGCIRPGLDVWLVGEVVVVEIEGSDFLRKKDNESGATLLTRA; via the coding sequence ATGCAGTACAGCCAAGGCAATGTGGGCAGAGTCTTCACCCTGCGCCTGGAAAACGGCGAACGCCTCCCGGACTGTCTCGAACAGTTCGCCCGGGAACATGACATCAGGACCGCCCTGTGCACCCTCATCGGCGGTGCGGACAACGGCAACGTGGTCTCCGGCCCCAAGGACGGCGCGGCCAGGGTCATCGATCCCATCCTCTGCCCGGTGCGCGGGGCCCATGAGGTCCTCGGCCTGGGCACCCTGTTCCCGGACGAAAACGGCGACCCGGTCCTGCACATGCACGCCGCCCTGGGCCGCGCGGGCGAGACCCTGGCGGGCTGCATCCGCCCCGGCCTGGACGTCTGGCTGGTGGGCGAAGTGGTCGTCGTGGAGATCGAAGGCTCGGACTTCCTGCGCAAGAAGGACAACGAGAGCGGCGCCACGCTGCTGACCAGGGCGTAG
- a CDS encoding NAD(P)H-dependent flavin oxidoreductase has protein sequence MKLPSLNFGDLTARLPIIQGGMGVGISLSGLASAVANEGGVGVIATSMIGMRDPQRATDPEGADRRSLIDEIRKARAKMTDGLLGVNIMCALTNYGDMVRTSIREKVDLIISGAGLPLDLPKYLREVSDEMKEDLRTKLVPIVSSGRAASILCRKWASHFNYLPDGFVVEGPKAGGHLGFKAEQIDDPEYQLENILAQVVEAVQPYRDKHEKPIPVIAAGGVYTGADIARFLEMGASGVQMGTRFVATEECDADIAFKQAYVNARAEDVTIIKSPVGMPGRALKNAFLDAVSAGLKHPKKCVHKCLHSCAEDKSPYCIAQALVNAYRGKLKNGFAFCGANAYLVDKIITVKELMATLSEEAERKYQEVGQKIADTKEQAAQCIKDVLNK, from the coding sequence ATGAAACTCCCCAGTCTTAATTTCGGTGATCTCACGGCCAGGCTGCCCATCATCCAGGGCGGCATGGGCGTGGGCATCTCCCTTTCCGGGCTGGCCAGCGCCGTGGCCAACGAGGGCGGCGTGGGCGTCATCGCCACCTCCATGATCGGCATGCGCGATCCCCAGCGCGCCACGGACCCCGAAGGGGCCGACCGCCGCAGCCTCATAGACGAAATCCGCAAGGCGCGGGCCAAGATGACCGACGGCCTGCTCGGCGTGAACATCATGTGCGCCCTGACCAACTACGGCGACATGGTCCGCACCTCCATCCGCGAAAAGGTGGACCTGATCATCTCCGGCGCCGGGCTGCCCCTGGACCTGCCCAAGTACCTGCGCGAGGTCTCCGACGAAATGAAGGAGGACCTGCGCACCAAGCTCGTGCCCATCGTCTCCTCGGGCCGCGCGGCCTCCATCCTGTGCCGCAAGTGGGCCAGCCATTTCAACTACCTGCCCGACGGCTTCGTGGTCGAAGGCCCCAAGGCGGGCGGCCATCTCGGCTTCAAGGCCGAACAGATCGACGACCCCGAGTACCAGCTCGAAAACATCCTCGCCCAGGTCGTCGAGGCCGTGCAGCCCTACCGCGACAAGCACGAAAAGCCGATCCCGGTCATCGCCGCGGGCGGCGTGTACACCGGCGCGGACATCGCCCGCTTCCTCGAGATGGGCGCCTCCGGCGTGCAGATGGGCACCCGATTCGTGGCCACCGAGGAATGCGACGCCGACATCGCCTTCAAACAGGCCTACGTCAACGCCAGGGCCGAGGACGTGACCATCATCAAGAGCCCCGTGGGCATGCCCGGCCGGGCCCTGAAGAACGCCTTCCTCGACGCCGTGTCCGCCGGACTCAAGCACCCCAAGAAGTGCGTCCACAAGTGTCTGCACTCCTGCGCCGAGGACAAGTCCCCCTACTGCATCGCCCAGGCCCTGGTGAACGCCTACCGGGGCAAGCTCAAGAACGGCTTCGCCTTCTGCGGCGCCAACGCTTACCTGGTGGACAAGATCATCACCGTCAAGGAACTGATGGCCACCCTGAGCGAAGAGGCGGAACGCAAATACCAGGAAGTCGGCCAGAAGATCGCCGACACCAAGGAACAGGCCGCCCAGTGCATCAAGGACGTCCTGAACAAGTAG
- a CDS encoding peptidylprolyl isomerase: MENPLVLLETPEGEILIELFPDKAPKTVENFLKYVDDEFYDGTLFHRVIKGFMIQTGGLTFSMQEKETREPIENEATNGLKNLKGTVAMGRLPEPHSATSQFYINVADNPDLDHTGTDDADFGYCVFGEVVDGMNVAEKISKTRTHSYQGFDDVPKDPVSIITARRFE, from the coding sequence ATGGAAAATCCCCTGGTCCTTCTGGAGACCCCGGAAGGCGAAATCCTCATCGAACTGTTCCCGGACAAGGCCCCCAAGACCGTGGAAAACTTTCTCAAATACGTGGACGACGAGTTCTACGACGGCACCCTGTTCCACCGGGTCATCAAGGGCTTCATGATCCAGACCGGCGGCCTGACCTTCTCCATGCAGGAAAAGGAGACCCGCGAGCCCATCGAGAACGAGGCGACCAACGGCCTGAAGAATCTCAAGGGCACCGTGGCCATGGGCCGCCTGCCCGAGCCGCACAGCGCCACCTCCCAGTTCTACATCAACGTGGCCGACAACCCGGACCTGGACCACACCGGCACGGACGACGCCGACTTCGGCTACTGCGTGTTCGGCGAGGTCGTGGACGGCATGAACGTGGCCGAAAAGATCAGCAAGACCCGCACCCACTCCTACCAGGGCTTCGACGACGTCCCCAAGGACCCGGTCTCCATTATCACCGCCCGGCGGTTCGAGTAA
- a CDS encoding PD-(D/E)XK nuclease family protein, which translates to MNPVLLIPWQTDFMPVLADKVAASDAPGKLTVLFPHNRPRRHLKGLLAAHPAMQRPAFMPEMTSIADFVAGLHRDLAPAPPVRANQLDLVEMLRRIVADLRGRRKGLLARLPELDREPFLPWGMLLARLMDDLLRQDLEPQDLEYMEGEVSAYAAALLEQLRAIHTEYLARLDARGWTTPGLSARFVLDHLDEAAETLRGRTLLAAGFYALSGTEDRLFRDLWERGILTPLLHSDPALAEGGRAHWATAEHTAWLARWGVRPELVPGLDTTPRAPDIRFCEGFDRHSQLAGLTGDMGELLARDTLERTAVVLPDEGALLPVLHLLPEVDPELEPNISMGYPLARTSLARLIETLLVLRENRENSRCYWKDVVALIRHPYLRLLGSENRPLRPVFQFWEAIIRRGDKFLDPLAWEPDWDDDALKDVDRAEAGPLLAEVLDRCLTGFASATTLAQLGEALAGLAAMLHARGEKLWHTYLLDAECLFRLTNSVIPQLKGAEICFEPLDQSTLHAMLRRMLDQERVSFEPDPLTGLQVLGVLETRLLHFDKLFILDAVEERLPGTNPFDPLLPDPLRRLLGLPDAHERDNVSGYNFYRLLMGAREAVIYYQNGVQPGLLDQKSVRSRFVEQLLWERELSAGRLLTPEDGIVRTVTFPAGALPAGPEPVPATEGGRRALTAFLTAKGLSPSALDTYMNCPKRFFYQYLSGVRPVDSVDEEGDRSEFGSLVHDVLKKFLLPHVGTGEDLAGLDPAPLLTAFSETFRAGPLFARLPLDTRTALMEAGRYRLEQFVAAQQPATLLGLEQPLEGVLAQDGLDIPFKGRMDRVERRENGVFILDYKTGGAQLPKARFWGDMELQDRMAGFLEGDVDPDLAADLADAVRSVQLPAYLHLYAEATGESPVNAGLVLLGRNGREQLLFPAKWTEEEVDEAVDEIAPLLVRTLVRHMLTAPRFDPRPGDRCKWCDFCKPCGQTPPKDK; encoded by the coding sequence ATGAACCCCGTGCTCCTGATCCCCTGGCAGACGGATTTCATGCCCGTGCTGGCCGACAAGGTCGCCGCCTCCGACGCCCCCGGCAAGCTCACGGTCCTGTTCCCGCACAACCGCCCGCGCCGCCACCTCAAGGGGCTGCTCGCCGCCCACCCGGCCATGCAGCGGCCCGCGTTCATGCCCGAGATGACCTCCATCGCGGATTTCGTGGCCGGGCTGCACCGGGACCTCGCGCCCGCGCCGCCGGTCCGGGCCAACCAGCTGGACCTGGTGGAGATGCTCCGGCGCATCGTCGCGGACCTGCGCGGCCGCAGAAAGGGACTCCTCGCCCGGCTGCCCGAGCTGGACCGCGAACCCTTCCTGCCCTGGGGCATGCTCCTGGCCCGGCTCATGGACGACCTGCTGCGCCAGGACCTGGAACCCCAGGACCTGGAATACATGGAGGGCGAGGTCTCGGCCTACGCCGCCGCCCTGCTCGAACAGCTGCGCGCCATCCACACCGAGTACCTGGCCCGGCTGGACGCCCGTGGCTGGACCACGCCAGGCCTGTCCGCCCGCTTCGTCCTCGACCACCTGGACGAGGCGGCCGAAACGCTCAGGGGCCGGACCCTGCTGGCCGCCGGGTTCTACGCCCTGAGCGGAACCGAGGACCGGCTGTTCCGCGACCTCTGGGAACGCGGTATCCTGACCCCGCTGCTGCACTCGGACCCGGCCCTGGCCGAAGGCGGCCGCGCCCACTGGGCCACGGCCGAACACACGGCCTGGCTCGCCCGCTGGGGGGTGCGCCCGGAGCTCGTGCCGGGCCTCGACACCACGCCCCGCGCCCCGGACATCCGTTTCTGCGAGGGGTTCGACCGCCACTCGCAGCTGGCCGGGCTGACCGGGGACATGGGCGAACTGCTCGCGCGCGACACCCTGGAGCGCACCGCCGTGGTCCTGCCCGACGAGGGCGCGCTCCTGCCCGTGCTGCACCTGCTCCCCGAGGTGGACCCGGAGCTCGAACCGAACATTTCCATGGGCTATCCCCTGGCCCGCACCTCCCTGGCCCGGCTCATCGAGACCCTGCTGGTCCTCCGGGAGAACCGCGAAAACAGCCGCTGTTACTGGAAGGACGTCGTGGCCCTCATCCGCCACCCCTACCTCCGGCTGCTCGGGTCCGAAAACCGGCCGCTGCGGCCCGTGTTCCAGTTCTGGGAGGCGATCATCCGCCGGGGCGACAAGTTCCTCGATCCCCTGGCCTGGGAGCCGGACTGGGACGACGACGCGCTCAAGGACGTGGACCGCGCCGAGGCCGGGCCGCTGCTCGCGGAGGTCCTGGACCGCTGCCTGACCGGGTTCGCCTCCGCCACCACCCTGGCCCAGCTGGGCGAGGCCCTGGCCGGGCTGGCGGCCATGCTCCACGCGCGCGGCGAAAAGCTGTGGCACACCTATCTCCTGGACGCCGAATGCCTGTTCCGGCTGACCAACTCGGTCATCCCGCAGCTCAAGGGGGCCGAAATATGCTTCGAGCCCCTGGACCAATCCACCCTGCACGCCATGCTGCGGCGCATGCTCGACCAGGAGCGCGTCTCCTTCGAGCCCGATCCCCTGACCGGGCTCCAGGTCCTGGGCGTGCTCGAAACCCGGCTGCTGCACTTCGACAAGCTCTTCATCCTCGACGCCGTGGAGGAGCGGCTGCCCGGCACCAACCCCTTCGACCCGCTCCTGCCCGACCCCCTGCGCAGACTCCTGGGCCTGCCCGACGCCCACGAGCGCGACAACGTCTCGGGCTACAACTTCTACCGCCTGCTCATGGGCGCGCGGGAGGCGGTCATCTACTACCAGAACGGCGTCCAGCCCGGCCTGCTCGACCAGAAGTCCGTGCGCAGCCGGTTCGTGGAGCAGCTCCTGTGGGAGCGCGAGCTGAGCGCGGGCCGCCTCCTGACCCCGGAGGACGGGATCGTCCGCACCGTGACCTTCCCGGCCGGGGCCCTGCCCGCCGGGCCGGAGCCCGTGCCCGCCACCGAGGGGGGGCGCCGGGCCCTGACCGCGTTCCTGACCGCCAAGGGGCTGTCCCCGTCCGCCCTGGACACCTACATGAACTGCCCCAAGCGATTCTTCTACCAGTATCTTTCCGGGGTGCGCCCGGTGGACAGCGTGGACGAGGAAGGGGACCGCAGCGAGTTCGGCTCCCTGGTCCACGACGTGCTCAAGAAATTCCTCCTGCCCCACGTGGGCACGGGCGAGGACCTGGCCGGGCTGGACCCCGCCCCGCTGCTGACGGCCTTCAGCGAGACCTTCCGGGCCGGACCGCTCTTCGCCCGGCTGCCGCTGGACACCCGCACTGCCCTCATGGAGGCCGGGCGCTACCGCCTGGAACAGTTCGTGGCCGCCCAGCAACCGGCCACCCTGCTCGGTCTGGAACAGCCCCTGGAAGGGGTCCTCGCCCAGGACGGACTGGACATCCCGTTCAAGGGACGCATGGACCGCGTGGAGCGACGCGAAAACGGCGTCTTCATCCTGGACTACAAGACCGGCGGCGCGCAGCTGCCCAAGGCCCGCTTCTGGGGGGACATGGAACTTCAGGACCGCATGGCCGGGTTCCTCGAGGGCGACGTGGACCCGGACCTCGCGGCCGACCTGGCCGACGCCGTGCGCTCGGTCCAGCTCCCGGCCTACCTGCACCTCTACGCCGAGGCCACCGGGGAATCCCCGGTCAACGCGGGCCTGGTCCTGCTGGGCCGGAACGGCCGCGAACAGCTGCTCTTCCCGGCCAAGTGGACCGAGGAGGAAGTGGACGAGGCAGTGGACGAGATCGCCCCGCTCCTGGTACGAACATTGGTCCGCCATATGCTCACGGCCCCACGGTTCGATCCCCGGCCCGGCGACCGCTGCAAGTGGTGCGACTTCTGCAAACCGTGCGGGCAGACCCCGCCCAAGGACAAATAG